A single window of Mugil cephalus isolate CIBA_MC_2020 chromosome 1, CIBA_Mcephalus_1.1, whole genome shotgun sequence DNA harbors:
- the LOC125013099 gene encoding semaphorin-3F-like — MTVTMTASGAQLLLLALCVYRGSGLQQSAPRVRLSFKELMDTRAARPFSFSFNTSDYRILLMDQDQGRLYLGSREYLVALDMHNVNKEPLIIHWPASAKRKGECQMTGKGRQGECANFVRMIEPWNRTHLYTCGTGAYQPICTFINRGWRAEDYLFRLVPGYVDSGKGKCSYDPKQENVAVLINSNLYAGVHIDFMSTDAALFRTMGGRTAIRTEQYDSRWLNEPVFIQIQQIPDSAEKNDDKLYFFFREKSLDSSGGASPTVLARVGRVCLNDEGGQKSLVNRWTTFLKARLICSVIGEDGVETRFDELRDVFIQPTQDERNPMVYALFTTAGSVFKGSAVCVYSMADIRNVFNGPFAHKHGHNYQWTEYNGKIPYPRPGTCPGGTFTPGIRSSKNFSDEAVNFIRAHPLMFHPVYPIHRRPLVVRTGVDYRFTALVVDQVDAVDGRYEVLFLGTDRGTVQKVIVLPKDPTSMEELTLEEVEVFRTRAPVKTMKISSKRQQLYVSSDAGLTQVSLHRCGVYGRACSDCCLARDPYCAWDGESCSAFTPSTKRRSRRQDVKHGDPLRQCRGFNAKVEKRLRETVQFGVEGSSTFLECQPRTPQATVKWLFQREGKRKVLNRVGGVVKTNHGILLKSLNQSDAGLYHCLATENNFKHTVARVALRILDRDIVLALTAHDEDEEPETRHTGHYAPSPLASTPFPPEIRLINQYCQSYWEQLSPKQQQRKRTSRRHTESQDQGLG, encoded by the exons ATGACTGTTACCATGACAGCATCTGGAGCCCAACTCCTCCTGTTGGCCTTATGTGTTTACAGAGGCTCGGGCCTGCAGCAGTCTGCCCCTCGGGTTCGCCTCTCCTTCAAAG AACTCATGGACACAAGAGCAGCGCGACCCTTCAGTTTCTCCTTCAACACCAGCGACTACCGTATCCTCCTGATGGACCAGGATCAGGGCCGCCTGTACTTGGGCAGCCGGGAGTACCTGGTGGCTCTGGACATGCACAATGTCAACAAGGAGCCGCTCATA atTCACTGGCCTGCGTCTgctaaaagaaaaggagaatgtCAGATGACAGGAAAGGGAAGACAG GGCGAATGTGCCAACTTCGTGCGGATGATAGAGCCGTGGAACCGCACCCACCTCTACACCTGTGGAACGGGGGCGTACCAACCCATCTGCACGTTCATCAACAGAGGCTGGAGGGCAGAG GACTATCTGTTTCGGCTGGTCCCCGGGTACGTGGATTCAGGGAAGGGAAAATGCTCATATGATCCCAAACAGGAGAACGTTGCAGTTCTGATCA ATAGTAACCTGTATGCAGGGGTCCATATTGACTTCATGAGTACAGATGCCGCTCTGTTCAGGACCATGGGAGGAAGAACGGCAATCAGGACCGAGCAGTACGACTCCAGGTGGCTCAACG AGCCCGTCTTTATTCAGATCCAGCAGATACCTGACAGTGCAGAAAAGAACGACGACAAGCTTTACTTCTTTTTCCGTGAGAAGAGTCTAGACTCCAGCGGCGGGGCGAGCCCCACCGTTTTAGCCAGGGTGGGACGAGTGTGTCTG AATGATGAAGGAGGACAGAAGTCCCTGGTGAACCGCTGGACCACGTTCCTGAAGGCTCGTCTTATCTGCTCAGTGATAGGGGAAGACGGAGTGGAGACTCGATTTGATGAACTAC GGGACGTGTTCATTCAGCCGACACAGGATGAACGAAACCCTATGGTGTACGCTCTCTTCACCACAGCTGG CTCTGTGTTCAAGGGCTCCGCAGTCTGCGTGTATTCGATGGCTGATATTCGTAATGTCTTCAATGGACCGTTTGCCCACAAACATGGTCACAATTACCAGTGGACAGAGTACAATGGCAAGATTCCTTACCCGCGGCCTGGAACA TGTCCGGGAGGAACCTTCACTCCAGGCATCCGTTCCTCAAAGAACTTTTCAGATGAGGCTGTGAATTTCATCAGGGCCCATCCCCTCATGTTCCATCCAGTTTATCCTATCCATCgccgccccctggtggtgagAACCGGCGTGGACTATCGCTTCACGGCCCTGGTGGTGGATCAGGTGGATGCTGTGGATGGGCGCTACGAGGTGCTCTTTCTGGGGACGG ATCGAGGAACTGTGCAGAAAGTTATAGTTTTGCCTAAAGACCCAACCAGCATGGAGGAACTGACGCTAGAGGAAGTGGAGGTTTTTCGG aCCAGAGCTCCAGTCAAAACCATGAAGATATCATCTAAAAGA CAACAGCTGTACGTGTCGTCAGACGCGGGGTTGACCCAGGTGTCGCTGCACCGCTGCGGCGTGTACGGCAGGGCCTGCTCTGACTGCTGTCTGGCCCGGGACCCCTACTGCGCTTGGGACGGAGAGAGCTGCTCTGCCTTCACTCCGTCGACCAAAAG gaggagcaggagacagGACGTCAAACACGGCGATCCGCTGAGGCAGTGCAGAGGCTTTAACGCCAAAG TGGAGAAACGTCTGAGAGAAACAGTGCAGTTTGGGGTGGAGGGCAGTAGTACCTTCTTGGAATGTCAGCCTCGCACTCCCCAGGCCACCGTCAAGTGGCTGTTccagagggaaggaaagaggaaagtg CTTAACCGTGTAGGAGGAGTTGTGAAGACCAACCATGGCATCCTCCTGAAGTCTCTCAACCAATCAGACGCCGGCCTCTACCACTGCCTCGCCACTGAAAACAATTTTAAGCACACGGTGGCCCGGGTGGCTTTGCGCATCCTTGACCGCGACATTGTTTTGGCCCTCACCGCCCACGACGAGGACGAAGAGCCGGAGACACGCCACACGGGGCATTACGCGCCGTCGCCCCTCGCCTCCACGCCCTTCCCGCCAGAGATTAGACTGATTAACCAGTACTGCCAGTCCTACTGGGAGCAGCTCAGTCCCAAACAGCAGCAGCGCAAACGCACCAGCCGCAGGCACACAGAGAGTCAGGACCAAGGCCTCGGCTAG
- the LOC125013105 gene encoding wiskott-Aldrich syndrome protein-like translates to MSRGSKSKTETVGSSLLSPQENDKLEDLLGRRCASVATAVAQLFMALPHSPSTWSLQHTGVVCFVKDNPQRSYFIRMFDLKGEKMVWEQELYNQIVYSTPRQYFHSFAADDCQVGLNFSEPQEAEAFQQAVEEKINQRNNRQDKKQRPLPPTERSPLPPVPPPSGSPGSFHMATVDIQNPDIQSSRYRSMPTPAAASLSSKGKKDKKSKKKGPKLSKADIGAPSGFKHVSHVGWDPNNLDPDLLNLLSQAGIGEAEMRDENTSRLIYNVIEQSGGMEAVKREVNRGPPPPPGRQGPLPPLPGSSPSAPTPPPPRSRSGPLPPIPGQSQRGPAPPPQAPPSRGGLPPPPPSSRGGPPPPPPPSHAPPPHFASHPPSHVSPPPPSHSMPPPPPPSSQRSAGFPPPPPPSSLSVGGGGGPPPPPPPPPPPPPPQTSIASDFPPPPPMGGGPPPPPASSGGGGGGGGESRGALLDQIRLGKKLRNVTDAEPAPPPSQESGEGIVGALMMVMQKRSKVIHSSDESEEDGGDEDDDDDEWDD, encoded by the exons ATGAGCCGTGGATCTAAAAGTAAAACAGAGACCGTTGGAAGCTCGCTGCTGAGCCCACAGGAGAATGACAAGTTGGAGGATCTGTTGGGCAGAAGGTGTGCT TCCGTGGCCACGGCGGTAGCACAGCTATTCATGGCTCTGCCTCACAGTCCATCCACGTGGAGCTTGCAGCACACTGGAGTGGTCTGCTTCGTCAAAGACAACCCTCAGCGCTCCTACTTCATTAGGATGTTTGATCTGAAG GGAGAGAAAATGGTTTGGGAGCAGGAGCTTTACAACCAGATTGTTTACTCCACACCACGGCAGTACTTTCATTCCTTTGCAGCTGAC GACTGTCAGGTTGGACTGAACTTCTCTGAGCCACAGGAGGCGGAGGCCTTCCAACAAGCTGTCGAGGAGAAAATCAACCAGAGAAACAACCGCCAAG ACAAGAAACAGCGCCCCCTGCCCCCGACTG AAAGAAGTCCCCTGCCTCCAGTCCCACCAC CATCTGGCAGCCCCGGCTCTTTTCACATGGCTACGGTGGACATCCAAAATCCGGATATCCAGTCGTCCCGCTATCGGTCGATGCCTACGCCTGCTGCTGCATCTCTGAGCAGCAAAGGAAAGAAGGAcaagaagagcaagaagaaagGTCCCAAACTCTCCAAAGCAGACATCGGTGCCCCCAGTGGATTTAA GCATGTAAGTCACGTCGGCTGGGACCCCAACAACCTTGACCCCGACCTGTTGAACTTGCTCTCCCAAGCTGGCATTGGGGAAGCTGAGATGAGGGATGAAAACACCTCCAGGCTCATCTATAATGTCATCGAGCAGTCAGGAGGCATGGAGGCGGTGAAGAGGGAAGTGAACAGAG gtccaccacctcctcctggcAGACAGGGGCCCCTGCCCCCCCTGCCGGGCTCCAGTCCCAGCGCTCcgacacctccacctcctcgaaGCCGCTCTGGCCCGCTGCctcccatcccaggccagtcacAGCGAGGGCCCGCCCCGCCGCCCCAGGCACCTCCATCGCGCGGAGGCCTGCCACCCCCACCTCCGTCGAGCCGCGGCGgcccaccgccgccgccgcctccttcGCACGCCCCACCGCCTCACTTCGCCTCGCACCCACCCTCTCATGTCTCACCTCCACCACCCTCCCACAGCATGCCTCCTCCCCCGCCACCGTCGAGCCAGCGCTCCGCGGGcttcccacctcctcctcctccatcttcactCAGCGTAGGAGGTGGCGGCggccctccgcctcctccgccaccacccccgccccctcctcctccgcagaCCTCCATAGCTTCAGatttcccacctcctcctcccatggGTGGAGGCCCCCCACCGCCACCTGCGTCttccggaggaggaggaggaggaggaggagaaagcagaGGAGCTCTGCTTGATCAGATCAGGCTGGGGAAGAAACTCAGAAAT GTGACAGACGCTGAGCCAGCTCCGCCCCCTTCACAGGAATCAGGCGAGGGCATCGTCGGCGCTCTCATGATGGTCATGCAGAAGAGAAGTAAAGTCATCCACTCCTCAG ATGAGAGCGAAGAAGACGGCGGAGAtgaagacgacgacgacgacgaatGGGACGACTGA
- the LOC125013109 gene encoding sodium-coupled neutral amino acid transporter 3-like, which produces MELQKINGHSRDDGFDGVEAMEHDEFLPHKTGAKKEIHFTDFEGKTSFGMSVFNLSNAIMGSGILGLAFAMSNTGIILFLILLVCIAILSAYSIHLLLKCAGVVGIRAYEQLGNRAFGNPGKVLAACIITVHNIGAMSSYLFIVKSELPLVIQAFLGKHENTGEWFLEGNYLIIIVSLAIILPLALMKQLGYLGYTSGFSLSCMVFFLISVIYKKFNISCPIQEEDHHNLTLNKTAPEDFCEAKFFTVNSQTAYTIPILAFAFVCHPEVLPIYTELRNATKKRMQTVANISILAMFAMYLLTALFGYLTFYGNVEPELLHTYSRVDPLDVLVLCVRLAVLVAVTLTVPVVLFPIRRAVLQILFPDKPFHWGRHIAIAFCLLFTVNVLVISVPSIRDIFGIIGATSAPSLIFILPGIFYVRIVPEDQEPLRSRPKIQAACFAVLGFIFMIMSISFIITDWVTGESRSGGGH; this is translated from the exons ATGGAGCTTCAGAAGATAAACGGACACAGCAGAGATGATGG GTTTGATGGCGTCGAGGCAATGGAACATGACGAGTTTCTCCCTCATAAAACCGgagcaaagaaagaaatccaCTTTACGGAC TTCGAGGGAAAGACTTCGTTTGGCATGTCCGTCTTCAACCTCAGCAACGCCATAATGGGCAGTGGAATTCTGGGATTGGCTTTTGCGATGTCCAACACCGGAATCATTCTATTTCT AATCCTGTTAGTGTGCATTGCTATTCTGTCTGCGTATTCAATTCATCTCCTGCTGAAATGTGCTGGAGTTGTCG GCATACGGGCTTACGAGCAGCTCGGGAATCGGGCTTTTGGAAACCCAGGGAAAGTCCTGGCAGCCTGCATCATTACAGTACACAATATCGGAG CAATGTCTAGCTACCTCTTCATCGTAAAGTCAGAGCTTCCACTGGTTATTCAAGCTTTCCTGggtaaacatgaaaacacagg AGAGTGGTTCTTGGAGGGAAACTACTTGATCATCATTGTTAGTCTTGCCATCATCCTTCCTCTAGCACTCATGAAACAACTtg GTTATCTTGGCTATACAAGTGGCTTCTCCCTCTCCTGCATGGTGTTCTTCCTCATTTCG GTTATATACAAGAAATTCAACATCAGCTGTCCAATACAAGAAGAGGACCATCATAACCTCACTCTTAATAAAACAGCACCAGAAGACTTCTGTGAGGCCAAGTTCTTCACCGTCAACTCACAG ACGGCATACACCATCCCAATCTTGGCATTCGCTTTTGTCTGCCACCCAGAGGTTCTACCAATCTACACTGAACTACGAAA CGCCACCAAGAAGCGCATGCAGACTGTGGCCAACATCTCCATCCTGGCCATGTTTGCCATGTACCTGCTGACGGCTCTTTTTGGTTACCTCACCTTTTATG GCAATGTGGAGCCAGAGCTGTTACACACCTACAGCCGTGTGGACCCTCTGGATGTCCTGGTTCTCTGTGTGCGTCTGGCTGTCCTGGTTGCTGTCACTCTGACTGTCCCGGTGGTCCTCTTCCCG ATTCGTAGGGCCGTGCTTCAGATCTTGTTCCCTGACAAGCCTTTCCACTGGGGCAGACACATCGCCATTGCATTTTGCCTCCTCTTCACGGTCAACGTGCTTGTTATTTCCGTGCCCTCCATCCGCGACATCTTCGGCATCATCG GAGCCACATCTGCGCCGAGCCTCATTTTCATCCTACCCGGCATCTTCTATGTTCGGATTGTTCCTGAAGACCAGGAGCCTTTACGGTCAAGACCAAAGATTCAG GCTGCATGCTTTGCTGTATTGGGATTCATCTTTATGATCATGAGTATATCATTTATCATCACTGACTGGGTGACTGGTGAATCCCGGAGTGGGGGAGGGCACTAG